From the Mycobacterium noviomagense genome, the window CAGGCTGCGCACCATACGGCCCGTCGAATAGATGCCGGCATTACATGACGACAGGGCCGCGGTCAGCAAGATGAAGTTGACGATGCCGGCGGCAGCCGGGATGTTGATGTATTGGAACACCGCGACGAATGGACTCTGGCCGTCGTGGAAGCTCCGCCAGCCGCGAACCGACAAGATGACGAACAGCGCCCCGACGTAGAACAGCCCGATCCGGAACGGCAGGGTGTTAATCGCCTTGCGCAACGTCACTTTGGGGTTCTCCGCCTCGCCGGCGGTGACGCCGACGAGTTCCACGCCCACATAGGCGAACACCCCGACCTGCAGGCTCAGCAACGCTTGACTCAACCCCGTCGGGAAGACGCCGCCGTCATTCCACAAGTTGGCGATCGTCGGCCCGATTGCCGGCCCTAATGCCGGAATGGGCAGCAGCACACCGATACCCACGACAATCATGCCGACGATGGCCACCACTTTGATCATCGAGAACCAGAACTCCGCCTCACCGAAGATCTTCACCGAGATGAGGTTCGCGGCGAAGAGAACAAGCAGCACAACCAGTGCCGTAACCCATTCGGGAATTGCCGGCCACCAGAACTTCACGTACTTTCCGCCGACGGTGATCTCAGCCATGCAGGTGGTGGTCCACACCGCCCAATAGGTCCAGCCGTTGGCGAAACCGGCGAATTGGCCTAGGAACTCCTCGGCGTATTCGGACATGCTGCCCGACACCGGTCGGTACACGAGCAGCTCGCCGAAGGCACGCATGATGATGAAGATCGCCAGTCCGGCCACCAAGTACGCCAGGATCACTGCTGGGCCGGCCTGCTCGATGGCACCACCGGCCCCGTAGAACAGCCCGGTGCCGATCGCGCCGCCGATTGCGAGCATCTGGACAGTCCGGGCCGAGAGGCCGCGTTCGTATCCGAGGTCGGGTGCCCCCGCTTCGGGCCTGGCCAGACTCATTCCGATCTCTTATCACAGACTCCGGGCCGAGAACGCGGGGTGCCGACGTACCCGGCGCGTCGAGCGCGGACAGCACGAATTGGGTGGTGGACAACCGGCTTCTGTGGATGAATGCCGCGCTGTGGACAACTCGGGTGTCGAGAAGCTCGGCCGCCCTCAATGTCGTACCCCAGTGGCATACTCGCACGCATGTTCGATACCGTCGTCGACGCGCTGGACGCCGCTGGCGTCGGTGCCGCCGACATGGGTGGGCTGGATGCGGCGGCCTTGGTGGCGGCGGTGGAGTCCACGCACCGGTTGGAGTCGATGCTGGTCGCTCGCCGGCTGGCAGCGGTGGCGGCGTTGCTGCGGCTTCGGACGGCAGCGGCCGAAAGCCCCGATGACACGCGCGGGTACGCGGTGGTTGACGGGTTCGAGCAGACCACGGCTGAAGTGGCGGCGGCGATGAACCTGTCCCCGATGGCAGCCAGCTACCTGGTGTCGCATGCCCATACGCTCGATACCCGCCTGCCTAAGGTGGCCGCGCTGTTAGCTGAGGGCCGAACCGATTGGCGCACAGTCCGACTGATCATCAGCCGAACCGACCTGGTGACCGACCCGGAGCTGATCGCCAAGCTGGATCAGTCGCTGGCGGCGCGGATCGGCAAGTGGCACAGCTGGTCGCGGCAGCGAATCGTCAACGCCGTAGATGCCGCAGTGCGCGTCACCGATCCTGATGCCGCCCGTGAACGGCGTGAGCGCGTCGAGGATGACCGCTACATCGCCACCACCGCCACCGAGCACGGGATGGCCGAGATCTACGGCATCGTCGCGGCGTCGACGGCCACGGCGTTCGACCGGCGGCTGTCGGAGTTGGCCAAGCAGGTGTGCCCCGCGGATCCGCGAACGCGGGATCAGCGCCGCGCCGACGCGTTGGCCGCGCTGACCGAAGGACGACGCTTGGCATGCACCTGCGGGAAGCCCGAGTGTCCGACTCGCAACGTCACTGCGCCGGACCACGATTCGGGCGGTGCACAAGTCGTCATCAACGTGGTGGCCAGCGTCCAGACGGTCTACGGCGACAGCTCCCAGCCGGGTTATCTGGAAGGCTACGGGGTCATCGACGCCGAGCAGGTTCGCGAGCTCGCGGCGGCAGCGTCGGTAAGGCTCGCACAATTAAAGAGCACACCTGAAGAGGCATTGCGCTATCAGCCGTCGGCGGCGTTGGAGCGCGCGATTCGCTGCCGGGATTTGACGTGCCGCTTTCCCGGCTGCAGCCGTCCGGCGATGGTTTGCGACGTCGACCATACGATTCCGTTCAACCACGCGAACCCGAAAGCCGGCGGGTTGACTGTGCCGTGAAATCTGAAATGCCTTTGCCGCCAACATCATCGGCTGAAGACCTTCGGCGGATGGCATGACAGACAACTAGCAGATGGCACCGTCATCTGGACCGCACCGACCGGCCAAACCTATCGAACGGCACCGGCGGGAGCAGACCTCTTCGGAACACCGCGCGCGCCGGCGTGCTCAGCACCCACGCCCAGCCGGCGCAGCCGCTCCAAACAGCGCGCCGACCGAATCGCCCGGGCCCGCAAGCATAATCGTGAGCAACGGCCCATCAACGAAGCGCGCCGTGCACTCGAGGAAGCACGAAAAAAGGAGGTAGCTGCCCGCAAGTTCCGAAACCATATGCGCGACATGCTGTTTCTGTTCAAGGGTCGACCGAGCACCAGCCCGTTTTGCACCTGGGTCAACGATCCGCGAGAACCCGAAGAACTGCCGCTGGATTGGCGCCCGCCTCCACAAGAACCCCTGCCCGACGATCCCCCGTTCTGACGACCGATATGGTGCCAGTCATGCCGATCGCCGGAAGCGGGAAACTGTCACTGCGCTCTGCGTTGGCGGTAGTCGCGTTGGGGTTCATCGCGGCTGCGGTGTCCGCTTGCGATTCCGGCGCAGATCCGGTCGCGGACAATCCCCCCCAAGTGACCGTCACCGGGCTTGGAAAGGTTCAGGGTGTCCCGGACATGCTGAACGTCGACGCGAGCGTCGAGTTCACGGCCCCGGACGTCACAACAGCGATGAACCGGACCAACGAGCGCGAGCAAGCGGTCATCACCGCGCTGACCGACGCCGGTGTGAGTAAACCGGATATCACCACCACCGACGTCAGCGTGCAACCGCAGTACGGCGAAGGCGCCATCACCGGTTATCGCGCCAACAACTCGATCCGGGTCAAGGTCCGCAAGCTGGATTCGGCGTCTCATGTGCTGTCGGTCATCGTCAGTGCCGGCGGCGATGCCACCCGGATCAACTCCGTGCGGTACTCCATCGAGGACGACTCGCAGTTGGTCCGTGACGCGCGGGCCCGCGCCTTCGACGACGCCAAGAATCGGGCCCAGCAATACGCGCAGCTGTCGGAACTTCAGTTGGGCGAGGTGATCTCGATTTGGGAGACCTCCGGCGCCCCGACGCCGACGCCGATGCCCCGGGCGCCGATGGCCGCCACCGATGTTCCGCTCGAACCGGGCCAGCAGACCGTCAGCTTCACCGTGACCGCAGTGTGGGAGCTGCGCTAGTCCCTGGTGGCGACCCGCTGCACCCGGCTCCGCCGCGTTTGCGATCGCCACTAGTCCTGGTAGACGCGCGGGTCCAGGGTGCCGATGTATGGCAGGTCGCGGTAGCGCTCGTCGTAGTCCAGGCCGTAGCCGACCACGAACTCGTTGGGGATATCGAAGCCCACATACGCGATGTCCACGTTCGCGCGCATCGCGTCAGGCTTGCGCAGCAGCGTGCACACCCGAAGCGAACGCGGACGGCGGGTGGCGAGGTTGCGCAGCAACCACGACAGGGTCAGCCCGGAGTCAACGACGTCCTCGACGATCAGCACGTCGCGGTCGTTGATATCGCGGTCGAGGTCTTTGAGGATGCGCACCACGCCCGACGACGACGTCGAGGACCCGTAGGAGCTGACGGCCATGAACTCGAACTGCGTCGGGAGCGGAATCGCGCGGGCCAGGTCGGTCACGAACATGACCGCGCCCTTGAGCACGGTGATCAACAGCAGATCCTGAGCACCGGGAGCATCGGTCACGCCGCGGTAGTCGTCGCCGATCATCGCGCCGAGCTCAGCGGTGCGGGTCTGGATCTGGTCTCCGGTCAGCAGCACCGATTTGATGTCGCCTGGGTACAGTTCGCCCGATTGCGCTGCCACGTCCACAGCGTGCCATGCCGCCCGGCCAGCCACCAACGGAGCCCCGTCAGACCGGCTCGCGCCGCAAGCTCAGGACCCCGTTGCGTCGGCCGGCCACCAACCGTTGACCGCGCAGTGTCGAGCCCACCGCCACTCCACCCTGCCCCCGCCACGCTGTGACGAGCCCGTCGATCCCCCGAATCTGCTTGTCGGTCAACCCAATAGCGCCCCGGTCCAGCAGCCAGCGGCGGATGACCCGCCGACGAACCGGGTCGGGCAGCACCGCCAACGCCGTAGTGTCGAGTCCCTCGCCCCGCGCGGCGGTCGTCAGCGCCTGCGCGGCAAGCGAGTCGATCAGCTCACCGTCTTCTCGCAACGCCGTCGCGGTGCGGGCCAGCGCCTCGGCGACCCCACCGCCCAGCACCTCCTCCAGCACCGGCAGCACCTCCTGGCGCAACCGGGCGCGGGTAAAGCGGCGATCGGTGTTGTGCGGATCTTGCCACGCGGTCAGGCCCAACTCGTCGCACGCGGCGTGCGTCACAGCGCGGCGCACGCCCAACAGCGGTCGGCACCACGGCGGGTCGTGCGGGCGCATCCCCGCGATTGAGCGGGCGCCGGACCCGCGGCCCAAACCGAGCAGCACGGTTTCGGCCTGGTCGTCGAGGGTGTGCGCCAACAGCACCGGCTGGTCCCCGCGGGCGCCGTCCAACGCCTGATAGCGCGCGCTGCGCGCCGCCGCTTCAGGGCCGCCGTCCACGCCCACCTGCACGCAAAGCACTTGCGCCGCAACACATCCCAGAGCAAGAGCATGGGCCCGTGCGGTGGCTGCGACGTCAGCGGAGCCCGCTTGCAGGCCGTGGTCGACGACCAGCGCTGTGGTGGCCCGCATCCGGGTCGCGACTGCGGTAAGCGCCAACGAGTCGGGCCCACCGGACAGCCCGACGCACCACCGCTCGGTGCCGGCCAGGTAGGTGTCGGCGAACGCCTCGACAGCTGCGGAGAGCTGCCCTACAGCACTCTGTCGATCCATCGTTGCGGGTTTTCGATCTCGGCGGGGAGCGGCAGCGTTTCCGGCCCGGACCAGATCGTGTTGAACCGCTCCATACCGACCCGGCTGACGACGTGGTCGACGAACGCCTTGCCGCGGGTGTACTGCTTGAGCTTGGTGTCGATGCCCAGCAACGCACGCAACAACCGCTGCAACGGCGGTTGCTTGCGGTGGCGGCGCTCGTCGAACCGGCTGCGGATCGTCGCCACCGACGGCACCACCATGGGCCCGACAGCATCCATCACATGATCGGCGTGGCCCTCCAGCAAGGTGCCGAGAACCAGCAGTTGATCCAGCGCCTCCCGTTGCGGCTCGGACTGCACGGCGCGCAGCAGGCCCAGCACTCCAGGTGAGTTGCCGTCCGGGTTCGCTTGCGAGGCGTCACCGCGGCCGCGGACGAAGTCGGCGAGCCTGCCCAGCACCTGGTTGACGTCCTCGCCGCTTTCCCGCGTCAACACCGCCAACGCCTGCGACATGTAGCCCGACAGCCACGGGTTGACCGTGAACTGCACCCGGTGCGTCACCTCGTGCAGACACACCCACAACCGGAAATCCGAAGGGTCTACCCGCAGTTGGCGCTCCACCGCGATGACGTTGGGGTACACCAGCAGCAGGCAGCCCCCGTCGCCCGCGGCGAAGGGGTCGTACTGGCCGAGAATCCCCGAGGACACGAAAGCCAGCACTGCGCCGGTCTGCGCGCCGGTGATCCGCCCGGTGAAAAAGCCGCGAGGCTTGTCGGTCCCACCCGTCATCACCCGCATCGACTCCGCGGCCGCCCGGATCCACTGCGGCCGGTCGACGACACGCGCGTCCGGGACGGGCCGGTCGATCTCCAGACCGGTGACCTCGCGCACCGGCGGTTCGGCCTCCTTCGCCGCGGTGGTCAGCTCGTCGATCGCCTTGCGGCGGGTGTATTCCGTCGCCGGCGGGCCCGGGCGGGCTAGCCGTTCGCCGACATCAGCGGCAAACCGCCAGTCGATGGCACGCCCGACTGTCAGCTCGGTGGCGCCGGTCATGTCGTGCATCCGCACGTGCGCAGCCTGGCGGCCAGGGCGTCGATAGCGAGGCGGCCGGTCGGCCCGGCGTCGTTGGAGATGAATGCGAAGGTCAACACACGCCCGCTGTTGTCTGTGATCACCCCGGCCAGGGAGTTGACGGCGGTCAGCGAGCCGGTCTTGGCCCGCAGCCAGCCGGCCGCGATTCCGTCGGCGGCCGGGTTGATGAAGCGGTTGGACAACGTGCCGCTGCCGCCGGCGATCGGTAGCAGATCCAGCAGCGGTCGCAGCGCCGGCTGGTCCGGCCCGGCGGCCGCTTGCACTACCGAGTCGAGTGTCTTGGCGGTCAACAGGTCGTCGAGCGATAACCCGCTGGAATCCACAAGGACAGCCCCGGAGACGGCGACCTGTGCGGAGGCCAGTTGACTGGTCACCGCGTCGACAGCCCCCGCGAAGCTGCGCGGCCGATGGGTGGCCGCGGCCACCTCGCGGCCGATGCATTCGGCCATCACATTGTCGGAGGCGTCCATCATGTCGCCCAACCGCTCGATCAGCGGCGCCGATCGGACGGCGGCCAGCTCGCGCGCATCCGGCGGGGCCGAGCCCAGCGTCACCGCCGCGGGGTTGACGCCAAGTGCGCTTGCCAGCGCTCGGCCGGCGTCGAGTGCCGGAGTGTGCGAGCGGGTGGATTCATCGGTGGCGGGCTGCACGCGCCCGGCGTCGAGCATCACCGACTCGATCGGTGCGACGTCGCCGCCGTCGATGTCGCCCGGATCCCAACCCGGCGCTGTCTCCGGACCGGTGAACGCCGAGGCATCCACCTTGACGGCGGTAGGCATCACCCCCCTGCGGCGAACCTGATCGGCCAGGTCGCTGATGCGCGCCGCGTCGTGATACCACGTTTCCCCGCCAGGCGGCACGGCCGACAAGGTCGGGTCACCGCCGCCTACCAGCACGACGACCCCGGGCCGCTGATCCTCGACGACTCGGGTGGTGATCGTGGCCTCGTGGTCGAGCGTCAGCAGCGCCGCGGCCGCGGTCAGCGCTTTGTTGGTCGACGCGGGGTGCAGCGGCACATCGTCGAGCTGGTGCCAGAGTTCTTTGCCGGTCATCGCGTCGGTAATCCGACCGCCCAGCTTGCCCAGATTCGGGTCCGCCACTTGCGGCGCCAGCGTTGCGGCCAGCCCAGCTTCCGTGGGCATCGGGGCACTCGCCGGGACCGGCACCACTCCCGGGGCTACTGCGGGGGTATGCGGCTCCGGCGGGAGCTGCGGGTCCTTGGTCTCGTGCCCACCCGCAGTGAACCAGGCCGCTGCCGCTACCACGGCAGCAACCACCGCGAGCACGGCTACCCCGATAATCGCGTGGGTCGACCGCCGCCACCGAATGGGACGCATGACTCTCCTGACTGTCTTGTCCCAATTGTGCCGAACCGATCACCGGCCGATGCCGCGTTGGCGGCTGTTCGATACTCGGTATCGCTCCATTAGGGTTTGATCTGATCCAAGAACCGCGACGTCAGCCGACGATCAGCCACCCTCTACGAAGGAGCCGACACGGTGCAATTCGACGTGATCATCGAAATCCCGAAGGGCCAGCGCAACAAATACCAGATCGACCACGACTCAGGGCGGATCTATCTGGACCGTTACCTCTACACATCGATGGTCTATCCGACCGACTACGGCTTCATCGACGACACCCTCGGCGAGGACGGCGACCCGCTCGACGCGATGGTGCTGCTGCCCGAGCCGGTGTATCCGGGAGTGCTGGTCAAGTCGCGGCCGGTCGGGATGTTCAAGATGACCGACGAGGCCGGCGGCGATGACAAGGTGCTCTGCGTTCCGGCTGGCGACGTCAGATGGGATCACATCAAGGACATCGACGACGTGCCGGCGTTCGAATTGGACGTCATCAAGCACTTCTTTTCCCAATACAAAGCCTTAGAGCCGGGCAAGTTCGTTAAGACGGCCGACTGGGTGGGCCGCGCCGAGGCCGAAGCCGAGGTGCAGCGCTCGATCGATCGGTTCAAGACCAGCGGGCACTGAACTCGCAAGCACTCGACCGCCAGCGGCGAGTGGCATCCTGGCATGTGTGAACCCGATTTGGCATTTCGCCGCGAACTTCTGGTGGCTTGTCTTCCCGTTCGGGGGCGCGATCGGCGGGGGGTTGCGGGCGATCGCCGCGGCCAACGAGCGACGGGCCGAACGACGGCTTGAACGGTATCGGCTGAAGCAACAGGCCAAGATCGCCGCCGCCGAAGCATCGGGTCGGACGCGGAACACCAAGGCGAGCTACCGGCGTGAGCTCACCAAACTCATCGAGGAACACGACCGGACCAATGCGCGATGGTTCGACTACGAGGTCGATATCGCAAAGCTGCTCGACTTTCCAATGATGACCGACATGCGCAACCCGTTGACGATCGAGTTCCACAAAGCCAAGCGGCACGCCGATCTGCTGCGCCCGGAGCGTCCCGAGGATCTCCTTGACGACCGCAATGCTCAACTGGACTACCGAGATGCCGTACACGAGTACGTCGCGGCGTTCGAAATCGCTGAGGCCGAGGCAATTCGGCGCCGTCGCAGCGATTTCTCAACCGACGACCAACAACGGATGGCGCGCGCCCAGCACCTTCTGCACCTGGCGCAAGACGAAGCCGCAACCCCGCAGGAACGGGAGAACGCCTACGCCCGGGCGAGCAAGGAACTCGAAGGCCTTGTCGTGCTGCCGGCCCCTGCGCGCGCGAGCATAGAACAGCGGATCGCCGGCGCGATCGAGGCGTGAACCGGACGTTTTATCCGACGCGCTGCAACGCCTCGGGCGTCAAATCCTTGCGCGACGGATAGCCGTCGACAGCCATGATCAGATCGGCTTCGGCCAACAGGGATCGCAGCACGTGCACGATGCCGTCCACACCGCCGAGCGCCAGACCGTAGGCGTAGGGCCGGCCGATCCCGACTGCGGTCGCTCCCATCGCAAGCGCCTTGATGATGTCGGCGCCGCTGCGAATGCCCGAGTCGAACAACACCGGCAGCCCGTCGGCCGCTTCGAGCACTGCGGGCAGGCAGTCCAATGCGGCCAGCCCGCCGTTGGCTTGCCGGCCGCCATGGTTCGAGCAGTAAATGCCGTCGACGCCAAGGTCTTTGGCGCGGCGAACATCGTCGGGGTGGCAGATGCCCTTGACCATCAGCGGCAGGCTGGTCTGCGAGCGCAGCCATTCGACGTCGTCCCAGGTGACCGGTCCACCGAAGATGGGCAACTTGCGCACCGCTGCCTCGGTGGCGTCTTCACCGGGTTGCAGGCCGGCGCGAAACACCGGGTCGCTGGTGTAGTTGGCGAGGCACCCGCTGGGCACCTGCGGATAGTTTCCGGCGCTCAGATCGCGTGGCCGCCATCCGGTGACCCAGGTGTCGAGTGTGACCGCGATGCCCCTGAATCCCACCGCCTCGGCACGACGCACCAGGCTGGTTGCCATCTCGCGGTCCGGCGGCGTGTACAGCTGAAAGAAGCCCGGCGTATCACCGAGCGCGGGCGCGACGTCTTCCATCGGGTCGGCCGATAGCGTTCCGACGAAGAACGGCACAGCCGTGCGTGCGGCCGCGCGTGCTGCCGCCAAGTCCCCGTGGCCGTCCTGCGCGCACACCCCGATGACCCCGATCGGCGCCATGAACACCGGAGCCGGCAACGTCACCCCGAACAACTCGACGGACAAGTCGCGTTCGGTCGGCGCGACCCCCATGCGTGGGAACAAGCCCCAGCGCTGGAAGGCTTCGCAGTTTGCCCGCTGCGTGTGCTCGTCGCCGGCACCGCCGGCGACGTAGCCCCACACCTTGGGCGGCAGCGCCGCGCAGGCCTTGGCCTCCAGGTCGGCGAAGAGGATGGGATATGGCGGCTGGCGCCCGGCCTGGCCTTGCTGATACAGCTCGTTTTGGTATTCGGCGAAAGCCATAGCGGCCGGGTACCCAACTAATCGGGGTCGAGAACACGGGTGGCGAACAAGCTGGCCAGCGCGGTGACGACAAGCGTCGCAATAATGACCGCGAGACTGAGCAGCGTCGGGATCTCGGGCACGTCGATGTGCTGGCCGCCGTTGATGAACGGAACCTCGTTCTCGCGAAGTGCATGCAGCACCAGCTTCACCCCGATGAAGAACAGGATCACGGCCAGGCCGCGGGACAGATAGACCATTCGCTTCAACAGTCCGCCGAGCAGGAAGTACAGCTGGCGCAGCCCCATCAACGCGAACACGTTGGCGGCTAGCACCAGGTACGGCTCGCGGGTAAGCCCGTAGATGGCCGGAATGGAGTCCAACGCGAAAACCAGGTCGGCGGCGCCCAGCGCGAGAATGACGAGAAACATCGGTGTCATTGCTCGCTTGGAAAGCCGCCCTGAGCCCTTTTTGACGTAGAGCTTGACACCGTCCCAGGTGACGGTGATGTTCACGTGCCTGCGCGCGAACCGGACGACGCCGTTCTCCACGTCGCGTTTGCGGTCGTGATCGCGGGCCAGTTTGACCGCTATGTACACGAGAAACACGCCGAACAGATAGAAGACCCAGGAGAACTTCTGGATGGCCACCGCGCCCAGCGCAATGAACACGCCGCGCAGGATCAGGGCGATCACGATCCCGACGAACAGTGCTTGCTGCTGGTAGACCTTCGGCACGTTGAAACTCGCCATGATGACGATGAACAGGAACAGGTTGTCGATCGACAAGCTGTATTCGGTGAGCCATCCGGCGAAGAACTCCAGGCCGAACTGGTGGCCGTGAAAGAACCAAACCCAGATCCCGAAGAGCACGGCAAGCCCCACGTAGATCGCCAGCGCCGTCGCGCTTTCCGGTGTTGCCGGTCGGCGGGGTCGGCGCGCGACGACGACGACGTCGAACAGTAGAACTGCGGTGGTCGCGCCCAAGGTAAGGAACCATTCGAGCATCGACACGTGCAACAGGTGACCTCCGGCCTCGAGCTAACCCAGAGGTCTCTTCCACCGTCGCATAACGGTCCGCGGCGCCGGTCGGCCGATTGCTGGGCGACGTGATGACGACGGCGCGGTGCGGGAATACTCCCCTCCTCCGCCAGTCTGTCAGGTGTCGCAGCGCAGCGTCTGCGGCGGCTGGGCCGGTTCTTAGTATTTTCAAACTGTGTCGATACCGGAGCTTCCCGCTCGTCAGTTGTCGTCGCTGTGACTGAGGTCGGCGGTGCTTCGGCTTCCCCTGCTTTTGGCGGAGCCTCGGGGCCGATCACACGTAGCAGCGTGGCCCGGGTCGCCGCGGCGACCGCGCTGAGCGCCCTGTGCGGCTATGCGGTGATCTATCTGGCCGCCCGCGACTTGGCACCCGCAGGCTTTTCGGTGTTCGCGGTGTTCTGGGGCGCATTCGGTCTGGTCACCGGTGCCGCCAATGGGCTTTTGCAGGAGACCACCCGGGAGGTCCGCTCGGTGCGCTACACCGACATCGTGCCCGGGGCACGTACCCATCCGTTGCGGATGGCCGGGCTGGTCGGGGTGGCCGCGGCGGTGGTGATCGCGGGCAGCTCGCCACTATGGAGCGGGCAGGTTTTCGTCGACGCGCGCTGGCTTTCCGTGGGCCTGCTCAGTGTGGGCCTGGCCGGCTTCTGCGCGCACGCCACGTTGCTGGGCATGCTGGCCGGCGCCAACTACTGGACCCAATACGGGGCGCTGATGGTGATCGACGCGGCGATCCGGGTCGCGGTCGCCGTCGCCACGTTCGTGATCGGCTGGGGCCTGCTCGGATTCTTGTGGGCCACTGTCGCCGGCGCGGTGGCGTGGCTGATCATGCTCATCACCTCGCCGACCACGCGTGCCGCGGCCCGGCTGCTCACACCGGGGGGCAGCACCACGTTCCTGCGCGGGGTTGCTCATTCCGTCACCGCGGCCGGTGCCAGCGCGATTCTGGTGATGGGGTTTCCGGTACTGCTGAAGGCGACGTCGGCTCAGCTGGGCGCAGAAGGCGGTGTGGTGATCTTGGCGGTCACATTGACCCGCGCGCCGCTGCTGGTGCCGCTGACCGCGATGCAAGGCAACTTGATCGCGCATTTCGTCGACGAGCGCACCGAGCGGCTTCGGGCTTTGATCGCGCCGGCGGCCGTGGTCGGCGGGATCGGCGGTGTCGGTGTCGTGGCCGCCGGCCTCGTGGGGCCGTGGTTGCTGCGGGTCGGGTTCGGGTCCGGTTACCAGGCCGGCAGCGCGCTGCTGGCGGGGTTGACGGCTGCGGCGGTGGCGATCGCCATGCTGACGCTCACCGGCGCGGCCACCGTTGCCGCGGCGTTGCACCGGGCCTACGCGCTGGGCTGGGTGGCTGCGACCGTGGCGTCGACGTTGTTGCTGCTGCTGCCGCTGCCGTTGCAAACCCGCACGGTGATCGCCCTGCTGTGCGGTCCGCTGGTGGGCATCGCCGTGCACCTAGCGGCACTTGCCCGTCCGAGTGGTTGATCAGCGTGTGGTTGATCTACGAGTAAGTTGTGGATTCGAAATGGGTTACCCCGACGTCTGGATCGTGGTTCCAGCCTTCAACGAAGCCCCCGTCATCGGCGAGGTGATCGCCGATGTCCGCTCGGTCTTCGACAACGTCGTCTGCGTCGACGACGGCAGCAGCGACGGCACCGGCGAGATCGCGCTGCGGGCAGGGGCGCATCTGGTGCGTCATCCGGTCAACCTCGGGCAGGGGGCTGCCATCCAGACCGGCGTGGAGTACGCCCGCCGCCAGCCGGGCGCGCAGGTATTCGTCACGTTCGACGGCGACGGCCAGCACCGCGTCAAGGACGTGGTCACGATGGTCGATCGGTTGGGCGCCGGCGACGTCGACATCGTCATCGGCACCCGCTTCGGCCGCCCGGGCGGCAACCGGCCACCGCTGCTGAAACGCATCGTGCTGCGCACCGCGGCGTGGTTGAGCCCGCGCGGGCGCCGACTAGGGCTGACTGACACCAACAATGGGCTTCGGGTCTTCAACAAGAAAGTCGCCGACAAGCTCGACATCACGATGAGCGGAATGAGCCACGCCACCGAGTTCATCATGCTGATCACCGAAAACGGTTGGCGCGTCGCCGAAGAACCCGTCGAAGTGCTCTACACCGACTACTCGAAATCCAAGGGCCAGCCGCTGCTCAACGGCGTCAACATCGTCTTCGACGGGTTTTTGCGAGGGAGGTTGCCGCGATGAACTGGATTCAGCTGCTGCTGATTTTCTCGATCATTGCGCTGTTGGTCTATCTGCTGCGCTCCCGGCGCAGCGCGCAGTCGCGGGCCTGGGTCAAAGTCGGCTACGTCGTATTCGTGTTCGCGGCGGTCTACGCCG encodes:
- a CDS encoding alpha-hydroxy-acid oxidizing protein, with protein sequence MAFAEYQNELYQQGQAGRQPPYPILFADLEAKACAALPPKVWGYVAGGAGDEHTQRANCEAFQRWGLFPRMGVAPTERDLSVELFGVTLPAPVFMAPIGVIGVCAQDGHGDLAAARAAARTAVPFFVGTLSADPMEDVAPALGDTPGFFQLYTPPDREMATSLVRRAEAVGFRGIAVTLDTWVTGWRPRDLSAGNYPQVPSGCLANYTSDPVFRAGLQPGEDATEAAVRKLPIFGGPVTWDDVEWLRSQTSLPLMVKGICHPDDVRRAKDLGVDGIYCSNHGGRQANGGLAALDCLPAVLEAADGLPVLFDSGIRSGADIIKALAMGATAVGIGRPYAYGLALGGVDGIVHVLRSLLAEADLIMAVDGYPSRKDLTPEALQRVG
- a CDS encoding TerC/Alx family metal homeostasis membrane protein, with translation MHVSMLEWFLTLGATTAVLLFDVVVVARRPRRPATPESATALAIYVGLAVLFGIWVWFFHGHQFGLEFFAGWLTEYSLSIDNLFLFIVIMASFNVPKVYQQQALFVGIVIALILRGVFIALGAVAIQKFSWVFYLFGVFLVYIAVKLARDHDRKRDVENGVVRFARRHVNITVTWDGVKLYVKKGSGRLSKRAMTPMFLVILALGAADLVFALDSIPAIYGLTREPYLVLAANVFALMGLRQLYFLLGGLLKRMVYLSRGLAVILFFIGVKLVLHALRENEVPFINGGQHIDVPEIPTLLSLAVIIATLVVTALASLFATRVLDPD
- a CDS encoding glycosyltransferase family 2 protein; the protein is MGYPDVWIVVPAFNEAPVIGEVIADVRSVFDNVVCVDDGSSDGTGEIALRAGAHLVRHPVNLGQGAAIQTGVEYARRQPGAQVFVTFDGDGQHRVKDVVTMVDRLGAGDVDIVIGTRFGRPGGNRPPLLKRIVLRTAAWLSPRGRRLGLTDTNNGLRVFNKKVADKLDITMSGMSHATEFIMLITENGWRVAEEPVEVLYTDYSKSKGQPLLNGVNIVFDGFLRGRLPR